Proteins from one Stenotrophomonas aracearum genomic window:
- a CDS encoding SDR family NAD(P)-dependent oxidoreductase, with translation MQTLHGKTALITGGSSGIGLATAKLFAAQGAHVIITGRRKDVVDAAVASIGSAATGLLGDVADIAHHDAVAAELKQRFGGLDIYMANAGLNTINDSAQVSPDEFDAQFSANARGVFFGVQNIAPIMRDGGAIIITSSIASQKVLDGHAVYAGSKAAIEAFARSWMVEFRARRIRVNVLSPGPVNTPILDKLGIPPEQRGDFEQQVASAIPLGRLGEPEELASAALFLASDAGSFVNGVVLRVDGGMSVL, from the coding sequence ATGCAGACCCTCCATGGCAAAACCGCCCTGATCACCGGCGGCAGCAGCGGCATTGGACTGGCGACCGCGAAGCTCTTCGCAGCGCAGGGCGCCCACGTCATCATCACCGGGCGGCGAAAAGATGTCGTTGACGCTGCAGTGGCCTCCATCGGCAGTGCGGCCACCGGCCTCCTTGGAGACGTCGCGGACATCGCCCACCATGACGCAGTGGCGGCCGAGCTGAAGCAACGCTTTGGCGGCCTGGACATCTACATGGCCAACGCGGGCTTGAACACCATCAACGACTCGGCCCAGGTCAGCCCGGACGAATTCGATGCCCAATTCAGTGCAAACGCGCGCGGCGTGTTCTTCGGCGTGCAGAACATCGCGCCGATCATGCGCGACGGCGGCGCCATCATCATCACCAGCTCGATCGCCAGCCAGAAGGTGCTGGACGGCCACGCCGTGTATGCAGGTTCCAAGGCCGCCATCGAAGCCTTCGCACGCAGCTGGATGGTCGAGTTCCGCGCACGCCGCATCCGCGTCAACGTGCTCAGCCCCGGTCCGGTCAACACCCCGATCCTGGACAAGCTCGGCATCCCGCCGGAACAGCGCGGCGACTTCGAGCAGCAGGTGGCAAGCGCCATCCCATTGGGCCGGCTGGGAGAGCCGGAAGAGCTCGCCAGCGCCGCGTTGTTCCTGGCCTCGGATGCGGGCAGCTTCGTCAACGGCGTGGTGCTGCGCGTAGATGGCGGGATGTCTGTGCTGTAG
- the cobS gene encoding cobaltochelatase subunit CobS, which yields MKLSTSSWKTAGSTPDAVTSGDATALPDSTVEVAQLFGFDSGMRVPAYAEASAHVPEIDPDYVFHRETTLAILAGFAHRRRVMVSGYHGTGKSTHIEQVAARLNWPCVRINLDSHVSRIDLIGKDAIVIRDGRQVTEFRDGILPWAYQNNVALVLDEYDAGRPDVMFVIQRVLESSSRLTLLDQARVLLPHPAFRLFATANTVGLGDSTGLYHGTQQINQAQMDRWSIVAALNYLAQDDEVAIVLAKARHYRNDAGRETVVRMVQVANLTRAAFTHGDIATVMSPRTVITWAENAEIFGDIAFAFRLTFLNKCDELERGIVSEFYQRVFGEELPESIANVQLPLT from the coding sequence ATGAAATTGTCGACTTCATCATGGAAAACGGCGGGCTCCACGCCTGATGCGGTGACGTCGGGCGATGCGACCGCGTTGCCCGATTCCACGGTCGAGGTGGCGCAGCTGTTCGGCTTCGATAGCGGCATGCGTGTGCCCGCCTATGCGGAAGCAAGCGCGCACGTACCGGAAATCGATCCGGACTACGTGTTCCATCGCGAGACCACGCTGGCCATCCTCGCCGGCTTCGCCCATCGGCGCCGGGTGATGGTCTCCGGTTACCACGGCACCGGCAAGTCCACGCATATCGAACAGGTTGCGGCGCGGCTCAACTGGCCGTGCGTGCGCATCAACCTGGACAGCCACGTCAGCCGCATCGATCTGATCGGCAAGGACGCCATCGTGATCCGGGACGGCAGGCAGGTCACCGAGTTCCGCGATGGCATCCTGCCGTGGGCCTACCAGAACAACGTGGCGCTGGTACTCGACGAGTACGACGCCGGGCGGCCTGACGTCATGTTCGTCATCCAGCGCGTGCTGGAATCGTCCAGCCGGCTCACCCTGCTCGACCAGGCGCGCGTGCTGCTGCCACACCCGGCATTCCGCCTGTTCGCCACCGCCAATACGGTAGGGCTTGGCGACAGTACCGGCCTGTACCACGGCACGCAGCAGATCAACCAGGCGCAGATGGACCGCTGGTCGATCGTGGCTGCGCTCAATTACCTGGCGCAGGACGATGAAGTGGCGATCGTGCTGGCCAAGGCCAGGCACTACCGCAATGACGCTGGGCGCGAGACGGTGGTGCGGATGGTGCAGGTGGCGAATCTGACCCGCGCCGCATTCACCCATGGCGACATCGCCACGGTGATGAGCCCGCGCACGGTCATCACCTGGGCCGAGAACGCGGAGATCTTCGGCGACATCGCGTTTGCGTTCCGGCTCACCTTCCTCAACAAGTGCGACGAACTGGAGCGCGGCATCGTCTCAGAGTTCTATCAGCGCGTCTTCGGCGAGGAGCTGCCGGAGTCGATAGCCAACGTGCAGTTGCCTTTGACATGA
- a CDS encoding DUF6404 family protein, translating to MTIQSEPAEPFRDKVRRLRRNLTSRGEHLSFTAPPIYRLAWLLGWNWKPPLFNSFLANAVIMGTAFAPCPLMLGFLPGFTPRTGLELTWSTLLGMTIFGLIMACKVAIQQRRLKLPNWDTY from the coding sequence ATGACGATTCAATCAGAACCCGCCGAGCCATTCCGCGACAAGGTACGGCGCCTGCGTCGCAATTTGACCTCTCGCGGTGAGCATCTCAGCTTTACGGCACCACCGATCTATCGGCTCGCATGGCTGCTGGGTTGGAACTGGAAGCCTCCACTCTTCAACAGCTTTCTGGCCAACGCTGTAATCATGGGCACCGCGTTCGCACCGTGTCCGCTCATGCTGGGATTCCTGCCGGGCTTCACGCCACGAACCGGGTTGGAGCTGACATGGTCAACGCTGCTTGGCATGACCATTTTCGGGCTTATCATGGCTTGCAAGGTAGCGATTCAACAAAGGCGATTGAAGCTGCCGAACTGGGACACGTATTAG
- a CDS encoding response regulator, whose translation MLRRPRVLLVEDQLDLRDLIGNALADHGVDVVLAEDGRCAEELIRLHGDFDVVFSDIEMPNGVSGIELAETVARYLPQAQVILASGYARSQLPPLPEGVTFLSKPYRLKQLMALFNAVTRAEGGRNAPGTDPFVSTPDSA comes from the coding sequence ATGTTGAGGCGGCCCCGCGTTCTACTGGTTGAAGACCAGCTGGACCTGCGCGATCTGATAGGTAATGCACTGGCGGACCACGGCGTTGACGTCGTCCTGGCAGAGGACGGCCGCTGCGCCGAGGAACTGATCAGGCTCCACGGCGATTTCGATGTCGTCTTCAGTGACATTGAGATGCCGAACGGTGTATCGGGAATCGAACTGGCCGAAACCGTGGCACGTTACCTGCCCCAGGCCCAGGTGATCCTGGCCTCGGGTTACGCCCGGAGCCAGCTGCCGCCGCTGCCGGAGGGCGTCACCTTCCTGTCCAAGCCCTATCGTCTCAAGCAACTCATGGCGCTGTTCAATGCTGTCACGCGCGCTGAGGGTGGACGCAACGCTCCAGGAACCGACCCGTTCGTTTCGACACCGGATAGCGCATGA
- the ureG gene encoding urease accessory protein UreG gives MSSQHGPLRIGIGGPVGSGKTTLTEKLCKALRDRFSIAVITNDIYTKEDAMILARRQALSEDRIMAVETGGCPHTAIREDASINLQAIAEMNRAFPDLDVVFIESGGDNLAATFSPDLADLTLYVISVCQGEEIPRKGGPGITKSDFLVINKSDLAPYVDVDIEVMQRDALKMRGTRPFGFTDLSRGKGLDEIVDFIMENGGLHA, from the coding sequence ATGAGCTCACAACATGGTCCCCTGCGTATCGGCATCGGCGGGCCCGTCGGCTCCGGCAAGACCACGCTGACCGAGAAGCTGTGCAAGGCACTGCGTGATCGCTTCTCTATTGCGGTGATCACCAACGACATCTACACCAAGGAAGACGCGATGATCCTTGCGCGTCGGCAGGCATTGTCCGAAGACCGGATCATGGCGGTGGAAACCGGTGGTTGCCCGCACACCGCCATCCGCGAAGATGCCTCGATCAATCTGCAGGCGATTGCCGAGATGAACCGCGCGTTCCCCGATCTGGACGTGGTGTTCATAGAGTCCGGTGGCGACAATCTGGCCGCTACATTCTCACCGGACCTGGCCGACCTTACCCTCTACGTCATTTCGGTCTGCCAGGGAGAGGAAATCCCGCGCAAGGGCGGCCCCGGCATCACCAAGTCGGATTTCCTGGTCATCAACAAGAGCGACCTCGCGCCATACGTGGATGTGGATATCGAGGTGATGCAGCGCGACGCGCTGAAAATGCGCGGCACCCGTCCGTTCGGCTTCACGGACCTTTCCAGAGGAAAAGGGCTGGATGAAATTGTCGACTTCATCATGGAAAACGGCGGGCTCCACGCCTGA
- a CDS encoding LytTR family DNA-binding domain-containing protein, giving the protein MTHPDPMPYERYLPWRRWVEWGFWVFLVGTNVLGNSITTVIDLRRLNAGFETWKPVVWEASSAVVWLLVLIPFLAWYTRRFPLLWDNWRRRLIQYIPVSMAVCLVHVTAMVALRMLAYRAVGQEYDFGPWPRELAYEYLKDVRSFISIVLVMEGYRFVMRRWQGEVSLLSAPDQGPPLEPVDRPERFLVRKLGREFLIAASDIEWVQAAGNYVNLRVRGHDYPLRSTLAGVETRLDPQRFVRIHRSYMVALPHVASIEPLETGDARVHLRDGTTLPCSRTYRQELRDNAGGMAA; this is encoded by the coding sequence ATGACCCATCCCGATCCCATGCCCTACGAACGGTATCTCCCCTGGCGACGCTGGGTGGAGTGGGGCTTCTGGGTGTTTCTGGTGGGGACCAACGTGCTGGGCAACAGCATCACCACGGTGATCGACCTGCGCCGGCTCAATGCCGGTTTCGAGACCTGGAAGCCGGTGGTGTGGGAGGCCAGCAGCGCGGTGGTCTGGCTGCTGGTGCTGATCCCGTTCCTGGCCTGGTACACCCGCCGCTTCCCGCTGCTGTGGGACAACTGGCGTCGGCGCCTGATCCAGTACATCCCGGTGAGCATGGCGGTGTGCCTGGTACACGTAACTGCCATGGTGGCGCTGCGGATGCTGGCGTACCGCGCGGTCGGCCAGGAGTACGACTTCGGCCCATGGCCGCGCGAGCTGGCCTACGAGTACCTCAAGGACGTGCGCAGCTTCATCTCCATCGTGCTGGTGATGGAGGGCTACAGGTTCGTGATGCGACGTTGGCAGGGCGAGGTGAGCCTGTTGAGCGCGCCGGACCAGGGCCCCCCGCTGGAGCCGGTAGATCGGCCGGAACGCTTCCTGGTGCGCAAGCTCGGCCGGGAGTTCCTCATCGCCGCCAGCGACATCGAGTGGGTGCAGGCGGCCGGCAACTACGTGAACCTGCGCGTGCGCGGGCATGACTACCCGCTGCGCAGCACTCTGGCCGGCGTGGAAACGCGGCTGGACCCGCAGCGCTTCGTGCGCATCCACCGCAGCTACATGGTCGCCCTGCCACACGTGGCCTCGATCGAGCCACTGGAAACCGGCGATGCACGCGTGCACCTGCGCGATGGCACCACCTTGCCGTGCAGCCGGACCTATCGGCAGGAACTGCGGGACAACGCCGGCGGGATGGCGGCCTGA
- a CDS encoding multidrug efflux SMR transporter: MPSAKIGRSRQRATGMNAWIYLAVAILSEVIATSALKASEGFSKVGPSILVVFFYGVSFYCLSQTLKSVPVGVAYAIWSGVGIVFITLVAWVLHGQKIDLWGVIGMAMITGGVVVMNTLSKTSGH; the protein is encoded by the coding sequence ATGCCTTCGGCCAAGATCGGCCGATCCAGACAGAGGGCAACGGGAATGAATGCATGGATCTACCTGGCGGTGGCGATCCTCAGTGAGGTCATCGCCACCAGCGCATTGAAGGCCAGCGAGGGCTTCTCCAAGGTGGGACCTTCCATTCTGGTCGTGTTCTTCTACGGCGTTTCCTTCTACTGCCTGTCGCAGACCCTCAAGAGCGTTCCAGTCGGGGTGGCCTACGCCATCTGGTCCGGTGTCGGGATCGTGTTCATCACGCTGGTGGCGTGGGTCCTGCATGGCCAGAAGATCGACCTGTGGGGCGTGATCGGCATGGCGATGATCACCGGCGGGGTGGTGGTCATGAATACGCTCTCCAAGACGTCGGGCCACTGA
- a CDS encoding cobaltochelatase CobT-related protein, with translation MKAQRGAEQDAVRLALDACSRALAGDRSVEQSAPRSSAALSQLAVTRGISDARALRRAHHDARMHEDMAPNNPHARAVYDALESVRIEAVGAVRMRGVARNLAAALENALDEREADATTVLALILRTRLTSEPSPVTGAAALAKHGAWVHDQFENMLQELPYVMYEQSSFARVVTRHLDALTADVLLEAHMHRAPLNYASIKGADEPGQTDAVREKQHEHFEDATGLDQPAIVDVPSTLDRRDGQPLNPARLRAASRTIAADTGYRVFTTEFDQIANARDLRTPEELQRLRGVLNRHRAAHRVTVGRLAARLQRHLMARQKRDWAFDLEEGELDTARLARIIIDPTQPLSFKQERESRFRDTAVTLLIDNSGSMHGRPIAVAAVCCDILAATLERCGVSVEILGFTTGAWNGGQPRERWLKAARPAAPGRLNQTRHIIYKSARQPLRRARSSLGLMLCNELLKENIDGEALLWAHQRLLTRPEQRRLLIVVSDGAPADDATLSANPRDFLERHLRAVIDMIEKRSPVELVAIGMGHDVGRHYASAVTIREPEQLAGALTDELGGLLVQRAARRHHCAGVGATSSRSTR, from the coding sequence ATGAAAGCGCAGCGCGGGGCGGAACAGGATGCGGTCCGGCTGGCCCTGGACGCATGCTCACGCGCCCTCGCAGGTGACCGCAGCGTCGAACAGTCCGCTCCGCGAAGCAGCGCCGCGCTGAGCCAACTTGCCGTCACCCGAGGCATCAGCGATGCCCGTGCGCTGCGCCGGGCCCACCATGACGCGCGCATGCATGAGGACATGGCACCGAACAATCCACATGCGCGCGCGGTGTACGACGCATTGGAGAGCGTCCGCATTGAAGCCGTGGGAGCCGTTCGCATGCGCGGCGTAGCGCGAAACCTGGCTGCTGCACTGGAGAACGCGCTGGACGAGCGCGAGGCGGACGCAACGACGGTGCTTGCGCTGATCCTTCGAACGCGGCTGACCAGTGAGCCGTCGCCAGTGACTGGAGCGGCGGCACTCGCGAAGCATGGAGCGTGGGTGCACGACCAGTTCGAAAATATGCTGCAGGAACTTCCATACGTTATGTACGAGCAGTCCAGCTTCGCACGGGTTGTCACCAGGCATCTGGATGCACTGACGGCTGACGTGTTGCTGGAAGCGCACATGCATCGCGCACCATTGAACTACGCGTCCATCAAGGGGGCGGATGAACCTGGCCAGACCGATGCGGTGCGTGAGAAGCAGCATGAGCACTTTGAGGATGCGACCGGATTGGACCAGCCCGCCATCGTAGATGTGCCCTCAACCCTGGACCGGCGGGATGGACAGCCATTGAATCCGGCGCGGCTACGCGCGGCCAGCCGAACGATAGCCGCTGATACCGGCTACCGCGTGTTCACTACCGAGTTCGATCAGATCGCGAACGCGCGGGACCTTCGCACCCCGGAGGAGCTTCAGCGGCTACGCGGTGTACTGAACCGGCATCGCGCCGCGCACCGCGTTACCGTAGGGCGGCTGGCGGCGCGCCTCCAGCGGCATCTGATGGCACGCCAAAAGCGCGATTGGGCATTCGATCTCGAGGAAGGCGAGCTGGACACCGCCCGGCTTGCGCGCATCATCATCGACCCGACGCAGCCGCTGTCGTTCAAGCAGGAGCGCGAGAGCCGCTTCCGCGACACGGCGGTCACCCTGCTGATCGACAACTCCGGCTCCATGCACGGTCGCCCCATCGCCGTGGCTGCGGTCTGTTGCGACATCCTTGCCGCCACGCTGGAGCGCTGCGGTGTCAGCGTTGAGATCCTCGGCTTCACCACAGGGGCGTGGAACGGCGGACAGCCACGGGAGCGGTGGTTGAAGGCGGCTAGGCCGGCCGCACCGGGCCGCCTCAACCAGACCCGCCACATCATCTACAAATCCGCGCGGCAGCCGCTGCGTCGCGCCAGGAGCAGCCTCGGCCTGATGCTCTGCAACGAGCTGCTCAAGGAGAACATCGACGGCGAGGCCCTGCTATGGGCGCACCAGCGCCTCCTTACCCGGCCCGAGCAGCGCAGACTTCTCATCGTCGTATCCGACGGCGCGCCCGCCGATGACGCCACGCTTTCAGCCAACCCACGTGACTTTCTCGAGCGCCACCTGCGGGCGGTGATCGACATGATCGAAAAGCGCTCGCCTGTAGAGCTGGTGGCGATAGGCATGGGCCATGACGTTGGCAGGCACTACGCGAGTGCAGTCACCATCCGCGAGCCGGAGCAACTGGCAGGCGCGCTGACAGATGAGCTTGGCGGGCTGCTCGTGCAACGCGCCGCCCGTCGACATCACTGCGCCGGTGTCGGCGCCACATCCAGCCGCAGCACCAGGTAG
- a CDS encoding urease accessory protein UreE — protein sequence MLKAIAVEDGSIESGWLPRVSLGTLVLSYDERHVRRRALTLPSGQKILLDLPEPVVLASGAQLLLEDGTVVHIHAAEEALLEVTAKNPLHLTELAWHIGNRHLAAAIYPDRILIARDHVITAMLEGLGAVVREVNEPFSPVRGAYSHQHSHSHSHGHTS from the coding sequence ATGCTTAAGGCCATCGCGGTAGAAGACGGTTCCATCGAATCCGGCTGGTTGCCCCGCGTTTCACTTGGCACGCTGGTGCTGAGTTACGACGAACGGCATGTGCGTCGGCGCGCACTCACACTGCCGAGCGGCCAGAAGATCCTGCTGGACCTGCCTGAGCCGGTGGTGCTCGCTTCCGGCGCGCAGCTGCTGCTGGAAGACGGCACGGTCGTCCACATTCATGCAGCAGAAGAAGCGTTGCTGGAAGTCACCGCCAAGAACCCGCTGCACCTCACTGAACTGGCGTGGCACATCGGCAACCGGCACCTCGCCGCCGCCATCTATCCCGACCGCATCCTGATCGCGCGCGACCACGTCATTACCGCCATGCTGGAAGGTCTGGGCGCGGTGGTGCGCGAAGTCAATGAACCGTTCAGTCCAGTGCGTGGTGCCTACAGCCACCAGCACTCGCATTCGCATTCGCACGGGCATACGTCATGA
- a CDS encoding PLP-dependent aminotransferase family protein: MNRTLTPQHLATLVGQFPRKPAYRGLRQVLQELIGDGRIPLDTRLPSERAVSVQLGVSRNTVTRAYADLVAAGFASTRHGAGTFAAVPAERRRAHDHALRSVANPHDPQGSIDLTCASTTAIPGIGAAYERAMERLPGYLGSDGYRPTGLPALRALIAQQFAQRGLPTDPGQIMVCSGALAATAVVARALSRPGDRVMIESPVYPNVIEALRLGGARLVASPMGDALGEEGWDLDGVAATLTQTRPHLAYLIPDFQNPTGFLMRDDQRARYAAELQATRTVPIVDESLQALSLTDTPMPLPFAAHAPETITLGSVSKLYWSGLRVGWIRAPQGMMDALIKARLQLDLGTALFDQLVVTELLQDDALLAARRTQLRERRDALANAIIEYLPEWRFRLPQGGMTLWLQLPAGTSATQFATRMDAAGVHIPPGPMFSVEGGGDHWLRIPFVRPEADLIEAVRRTAEVWSSAPLRPSARRQGAQVVIL, translated from the coding sequence ATGAATCGCACCCTGACTCCCCAGCACCTGGCCACCCTGGTCGGCCAGTTCCCGCGCAAGCCGGCGTATCGAGGGTTGCGCCAGGTCCTGCAGGAACTCATTGGCGACGGTCGCATCCCGCTCGACACCCGCCTGCCGAGTGAGCGCGCGGTCTCCGTGCAGCTCGGGGTGTCCCGCAACACAGTCACGCGTGCCTACGCCGACCTGGTGGCTGCCGGTTTCGCCAGCACCCGCCACGGCGCCGGCACGTTCGCCGCGGTGCCTGCCGAACGCCGCCGCGCGCACGACCACGCACTGCGTTCGGTCGCCAATCCGCACGACCCGCAAGGCAGCATCGACCTCACCTGCGCATCCACCACGGCCATACCTGGCATAGGCGCTGCGTATGAGCGCGCCATGGAGCGATTGCCCGGATACCTGGGCAGCGATGGCTACCGTCCCACCGGCCTGCCCGCGTTGCGTGCCCTGATCGCGCAGCAGTTCGCCCAACGCGGGCTGCCCACCGATCCCGGCCAGATCATGGTGTGCTCAGGCGCCCTCGCCGCTACCGCCGTCGTAGCTCGGGCGCTGTCGCGTCCCGGCGACCGGGTGATGATCGAATCGCCGGTGTACCCCAACGTCATCGAAGCGCTTCGGCTGGGCGGCGCGCGGCTGGTGGCCTCTCCCATGGGCGACGCGCTGGGCGAAGAAGGCTGGGACCTGGACGGCGTCGCCGCCACCCTGACCCAGACCCGGCCGCACCTGGCATACCTCATTCCCGACTTCCAGAATCCCACCGGCTTCCTGATGCGCGACGACCAGCGCGCACGCTATGCTGCCGAACTGCAGGCCACACGCACCGTCCCCATCGTCGACGAATCGTTGCAGGCGCTATCGCTCACCGACACGCCAATGCCGCTGCCGTTCGCCGCGCATGCCCCGGAGACGATCACCCTGGGCAGCGTGTCCAAGTTGTACTGGAGCGGTCTGCGCGTGGGCTGGATCCGCGCGCCGCAGGGAATGATGGACGCGCTCATCAAGGCACGGCTGCAGTTGGACCTGGGCACCGCCCTGTTCGACCAGCTGGTGGTGACCGAACTGCTGCAGGACGACGCGTTGCTGGCCGCCCGCCGCACCCAGCTGCGCGAGCGCCGCGACGCGCTGGCCAACGCCATCATCGAATACCTGCCGGAATGGCGCTTCCGTCTCCCGCAGGGCGGCATGACGCTGTGGCTGCAGCTGCCGGCGGGCACCAGCGCAACCCAGTTCGCGACCCGAATGGACGCCGCCGGCGTCCACATCCCGCCCGGCCCGATGTTCAGCGTGGAAGGTGGTGGCGACCACTGGCTGCGCATTCCCTTCGTGCGGCCCGAGGCGGATCTGATCGAAGCCGTGCGGCGTACCGCTGAGGTCTGGTCGAGCGCGCCGTTACGCCCATCCGCGCGCAGGCAGGGTGCGCAGGTCGTGATTCTCTGA
- a CDS encoding YczE/YyaS/YitT family protein codes for MNLNTSPLGLANLGPLAQLRAGRLPERLVRLLVGLYLYGISNALLMRSTLGGSPWVVFHEGASRHLPLSLGTIMVLVALVVLLLWIPLRQMPGLGTLANTLLLGPFTDINLQLFDAPEALGLRWLYLLTGVVVCAIATALYVGAQLGTGPRDGLMTGFARRAGWSIQRVRTCIELVVLALGFALGGIAGVGTVVFALCVGPITQFFMRYLVLRLDVAPTPAQ; via the coding sequence ATGAACCTGAATACCTCTCCGCTTGGACTGGCCAATCTCGGCCCTCTCGCCCAGCTCCGCGCAGGCCGCCTGCCCGAACGTCTGGTACGGCTGCTGGTCGGGCTGTATCTGTACGGCATTTCCAACGCGCTGCTGATGCGCAGCACGCTCGGCGGTTCCCCGTGGGTGGTGTTCCACGAAGGCGCTTCGCGGCACCTGCCGCTGTCGTTGGGCACGATCATGGTGCTGGTGGCGCTGGTGGTGCTGCTGCTTTGGATCCCTTTGCGGCAGATGCCGGGGCTGGGCACGCTGGCCAACACCCTGTTGCTGGGGCCGTTCACCGACATCAACCTGCAGTTGTTCGACGCGCCTGAGGCCCTGGGGCTGCGCTGGCTCTACCTGCTCACCGGCGTAGTGGTCTGCGCGATCGCCACTGCGCTGTATGTCGGCGCCCAGCTGGGCACCGGCCCGCGCGACGGCCTGATGACCGGCTTTGCCCGCCGTGCGGGGTGGTCCATCCAGCGGGTCCGCACCTGCATCGAGCTGGTGGTGCTGGCGCTGGGCTTCGCCCTGGGCGGCATTGCCGGTGTGGGAACGGTGGTGTTCGCACTGTGCGTGGGGCCGATCACGCAGTTCTTCATGCGCTACCTGGTGCTGCGGCTGGATGTGGCGCCGACACCGGCGCAGTGA